A single genomic interval of Acidobacteriota bacterium harbors:
- a CDS encoding acylphosphatase, protein MTAVGAHLRITGVVQGVGFRYTCYRQARNLKLVGWVRNRPDGSVEVLIEGDRSAVESLISELKVGPFSAVVRGMDVSWLEVSGKYPSFDIMG, encoded by the coding sequence ATGACGGCCGTCGGCGCTCATCTGCGGATAACCGGTGTCGTGCAGGGCGTCGGCTTTCGTTACACGTGCTATCGCCAGGCCAGGAACCTCAAACTCGTCGGATGGGTCAGGAACCGCCCTGACGGCTCGGTGGAGGTGCTGATCGAGGGTGACCGCTCGGCGGTCGAGTCCCTGATCAGCGAACTGAAAGTGGGGCCGTTCAGCGCCGTCGTCAGGGGAATGGACGTCTCCTGGCTGGAGGTCTCCGGCAAATACCCATCTTTTGACATCATGGGCTGA
- a CDS encoding adenine phosphoribosyltransferase has protein sequence MEELKKYIRSVPDFPKPGINFYDITSLLQDPHGFDLAVSAMEKYVRARKADKIVAVEARGFVFGAVLADRLHLPLVPARKPGKLPYRTVSQEYSLEYGTGMVEIHGDAVSKGERVVVVDDLIATGGTLAAVCKLVERLGGKVVGISSVIGLTFLPFEAPLAGYDVNYLISYDSE, from the coding sequence ATGGAAGAATTGAAGAAATACATCCGAAGCGTGCCGGATTTCCCCAAACCGGGCATCAACTTCTATGACATTACCAGCCTGCTTCAGGATCCGCACGGGTTTGACCTCGCGGTCTCGGCCATGGAGAAGTACGTTCGTGCCAGGAAGGCGGACAAGATCGTGGCCGTCGAGGCGCGCGGGTTCGTCTTCGGCGCCGTCCTGGCCGACCGTCTGCACCTGCCCCTTGTTCCGGCCCGCAAGCCCGGCAAGCTGCCGTACCGGACCGTGTCCCAGGAGTATTCCCTGGAATACGGTACCGGCATGGTTGAGATTCACGGTGACGCGGTCAGCAAGGGGGAGAGGGTGGTGGTGGTGGATGACCTGATCGCGACCGGCGGCACGCTGGCAGCGGTCTGCAAACTCGTCGAACGTCTGGGCGGCAAAGTGGTCGGTATCTCCAGTGTGATCGGCCTGACCTTTCTGCCGTTCGAGGCCCCCCTGGCCGGCTACGACGTCAACTACCTGATCTCGTACGATTCTGAATAG